Below is a window of Sulfitobacter sp. SK012 DNA.
GCGCGCATTTTGAAGGTTCCGTGCAGCGTCAAGATGACCCGCTGAACCCTGGTGCCAAATCAGCACCAGCGCAAAAGCCAAACCCCGCTTCTTAAGCGACTTCACAGATTTGACGGGCACCGCATAGAGATATGCGGTGCCCGTTTTGCATTCTGGGATACGAATGATGTTGTGCGGGTGTGCGCGCCCTTAACGCTGGCGCGCAGCGCTCTAGAACTTGCCGTTGGTATTTTTCCATTCACTGCGCGGTGCGATGGATTCGGTGGTGTCCCAATGTTCAACAATCATGCCGTTTGCGACTCGAAACAGATCGTAGAAGGCTGAGTGAATACCGCCGCGCTGACCTTCACTTGCACAAAGTACAAAATTGCCCTGCGCCAGAACGCGGTGGATATGTTTGTAGTCGATATGGCGCGCGCCATTTGTCTTGTTCTCTAGAGCCAGGCGAAGCGCAGAAGTCCCATCCGCAGAGGTTGGATTATGATCGGAAAATCCATCCGACTGAATGAAATCGGTGATGCGGTCGAGCTGCCCGTCGAGCAGTACCGTTTCAACAAAGGACCGAACAAGAGACCTGTTGGCCTCAGTCAATTCAAGGTCCGCGACCTCGGTCGGACCATCCACCATGCTGCGGCCTGAGTCATTTGGTCCAGTTCTCTCTTGGATATTGTCCCAGTGCTCAACCGCACGGCCATCATCGAATCGAAAGACCTCAAAGCAAATCTTCCTCGTGGCAAAGTCATATTCCATATGGGCAAAGACAAATTCGCCGTCCTCAAATCCTCTGACCATGTTGACCTGTGGTTCAGTTTCTGAGAGCCGTTTGAACAACAGGGCAAGCCCTTCGCTCCCCTCGTGGGTCTGAGGATTATGCTGAACGTATTTCGCTTCATTCACCACGGCGACTGGGCCCGGATCGCCTGTCTCAATGCTTTTGAGCAAATTCCAGATTTGAGCTATTTTTGATACGGTCATCCGCATGATCCCCGTGCTGAGTAATCTGAGACGCTTCTGTATGATCGGGGCATGAACCGAGCTCGACCACGCAAAAGCTCACATACCGCCTGCCACCTCAGGAGGTTGCAATTTTACGCTGCGCTCACAAAGGAGCCAGTTTGCGCGTGATCCCAATATTTGGCGAACGCAGGATGAACCGCATCATTTGCTTCAAGGTCTCCGGATTCCAACCACAGATACTGGCTGGCAGCAGATCGTGCTTCCCTGCTGCTGATCCGGATCATGAGGTGATGTGGCGTAAATTCTGATGGATGAGACAGCCCGGAGGATTCCACGGCCTCCCGCAGAGCGGTCATTGTGTTCTTATGGAAATTCGCGACCCGTGTGCTTTTATCCTCAACCACCAAGGCTTTGTAGCGACCGGGGTCTTGGGTTGTCACACCCGTCGGGCATTTCCCCGTATGGCAGGCTTGGGCCTGAATGCAGCCAAGCGCAAACATGAAACCG
It encodes the following:
- a CDS encoding nuclear transport factor 2 family protein codes for the protein MTVSKIAQIWNLLKSIETGDPGPVAVVNEAKYVQHNPQTHEGSEGLALLFKRLSETEPQVNMVRGFEDGEFVFAHMEYDFATRKICFEVFRFDDGRAVEHWDNIQERTGPNDSGRSMVDGPTEVADLELTEANRSLVRSFVETVLLDGQLDRITDFIQSDGFSDHNPTSADGTSALRLALENKTNGARHIDYKHIHRVLAQGNFVLCASEGQRGGIHSAFYDLFRVANGMIVEHWDTTESIAPRSEWKNTNGKF